The Candidatus Limnocylindrales bacterium genome has a segment encoding these proteins:
- a CDS encoding LemA family protein yields MLRRPYTFYKKTLLMLLLILSTSGCGYNTLVELDQRVNSAWAQVENQLQRRSDLIPNLVNIVKGYAGHEKEIFQNIANARAAMMNAKSIPEKIDASNQMETSLRQLFAVVENYPQLKADATFARLMDEVAGTENRIAVERMRYNQAVEAYNSYARKIPVIYTVKIFGFDKEKPYFKAVEGAQTAPQINFNR; encoded by the coding sequence ATGCTTCGACGGCCTTACACTTTCTATAAAAAAACTCTCTTGATGCTCTTGCTCATTTTATCAACCTCGGGATGTGGTTACAATACCCTGGTGGAATTAGATCAGCGGGTTAATTCTGCCTGGGCCCAGGTAGAAAATCAATTGCAGCGTCGGTCCGATCTGATTCCGAATCTGGTTAATATTGTTAAAGGTTATGCCGGTCATGAAAAGGAGATTTTTCAAAATATTGCCAACGCCCGAGCTGCCATGATGAACGCAAAAAGTATTCCGGAGAAAATAGATGCCTCCAATCAAATGGAAACAAGCCTCCGGCAACTCTTTGCCGTCGTGGAAAACTATCCTCAACTTAAAGCGGATGCCACCTTTGCCAGACTTATGGATGAAGTTGCAGGAACGGAGAATCGTATTGCTGTGGAGCGAATGCGATACAATCAGGCGGTAGAGGCCTATAACAGTTATGCCCGAAAAATCCCCGTGATTTACACGGTCAAAATTTTTGGATTTGATAAGGAGAAGCCTTATTTTAAGGCAGTTGAAGGGGCTCAAACTGCTCCTCAGATTAATTTTAATAGATAA
- a CDS encoding family 16 glycoside hydrolase has product MSTMNKWILFILITPLCAWGLFLLFNKSPQIPDFSHEKSKTVGKTDTESQVNLSGKTQTESPVNPQIQLNPLSQSEKAPGNEVVSGQKSAPLEKPSGDTKPQQPSDTMTHSTLQNTPTRDLPVETPAAKNTDGNKILTYRFDADKEGESPQGFSAFRTGRGSQVKWVIIKDSSLSNQNWVLTPQYTGKTDAQFQLLLLDEGDYQDLDVAVKFKPESGKTAQAGGIVIRYQDPNNYYVIRADALKNNYSLYRFTRGKPVRIASKTVKITPNEWHTLRIQCKGDQFEGYLDEKLYIKAQDSTFSKGKIGLWTRKNSIVQFDDLTVSLLGAKT; this is encoded by the coding sequence ATGAGCACCATGAACAAATGGATTTTGTTTATTTTGATTACCCCCTTGTGTGCCTGGGGGTTATTCTTGTTATTTAACAAGTCTCCACAAATACCTGATTTTTCTCATGAAAAAAGTAAAACTGTGGGGAAGACCGACACCGAAAGCCAGGTTAATCTGTCAGGAAAGACTCAAACCGAAAGTCCGGTTAATCCGCAGATCCAGTTAAATCCACTATCTCAATCTGAAAAAGCTCCGGGTAATGAGGTAGTGTCAGGCCAAAAAAGCGCACCTCTGGAAAAGCCTTCTGGAGATACCAAACCTCAACAGCCATCGGATACCATGACCCATTCTACTCTACAGAATACCCCGACGAGAGATCTTCCGGTAGAGACTCCGGCGGCTAAAAACACCGATGGCAACAAGATCTTAACTTATCGATTCGATGCAGATAAAGAAGGAGAATCTCCTCAGGGATTTTCTGCTTTTCGAACCGGTCGAGGTTCTCAAGTTAAATGGGTAATCATAAAAGATTCCTCCCTCTCTAATCAAAACTGGGTACTTACCCCCCAATACACAGGGAAAACCGATGCCCAGTTTCAACTTCTCCTGTTGGATGAAGGGGATTACCAGGATCTGGATGTAGCTGTAAAGTTTAAACCGGAATCTGGAAAAACAGCACAAGCCGGTGGGATTGTAATTCGTTATCAGGATCCTAATAATTACTACGTCATCCGGGCCGATGCTTTAAAAAATAACTATAGCCTCTATCGATTTACCAGGGGAAAACCGGTCCGGATCGCCAGCAAAACGGTAAAGATTACTCCTAACGAATGGCATACCCTTAGAATTCAATGTAAAGGCGATCAGTTCGAAGGATATCTGGATGAGAAACTTTATATTAAAGCGCAAGATTCTACTTTCAGTAAGGGTAAAATAGGTTTATGGACCAGAAAAAATTCCATTGTCCAATTTGACGATCTGACGGTTAGCCTTTTAGGAGCCAAAACCTAG
- a CDS encoding MFS transporter, which translates to MMKASQRTRFVALQYRDFRLLWLGQLISWIGSQMQAAAILWHISELTESPLALGGVGASRLIPVLLFSLMGGVVADVVDRRRLMLLTQSIMALLAGILAILTFSGWDRVWLIYLISALLASAVAFDNPARQALIPALVPREHLSNAISLNSIVLQIASIVGPSLTGVVLSVSHVAVIYLINAISFFTVIIALVRMNLPAYTTHSLRGEISFQAMLEGLRFVRRSPMILSTMLLDFFATFFASAEALLPLFAKEILHIGPKGYGLLYTAPAIGAVTMGAILSLFGRIRKQGPLILGSVAIYGLATVAFGLSRTFVLSFIFLFLTGAADTVSMVIRGTIRQLHTPDHLRGRMISVNMIFFMGGPQLGELEAGVVAQWFGVVFSIVSGGIGAILAVIGIMIFFPALRHYDYEPEPVIPTSLDSQQKDKEPKVDKN; encoded by the coding sequence ATGATGAAAGCTTCTCAACGGACCCGATTCGTTGCTCTACAATATCGTGATTTCCGTCTTCTGTGGTTGGGTCAGCTTATCTCGTGGATCGGGTCTCAGATGCAAGCGGCGGCTATCTTGTGGCATATTTCTGAACTCACCGAATCCCCGCTGGCCCTTGGAGGGGTTGGTGCCTCCCGATTAATCCCCGTTTTACTTTTCTCTTTGATGGGTGGTGTTGTTGCAGATGTTGTAGATCGACGGCGATTGATGCTCCTGACCCAGAGCATTATGGCCTTATTGGCCGGTATTTTGGCCATATTGACCTTCTCAGGCTGGGATAGGGTTTGGCTTATTTATTTGATCTCCGCTTTATTGGCTTCAGCAGTTGCTTTTGATAACCCGGCACGTCAGGCGCTGATACCTGCTCTGGTTCCCAGAGAACATCTATCCAATGCCATCAGTTTAAATTCTATCGTGCTTCAGATAGCCTCTATTGTAGGGCCTTCCCTGACCGGAGTCGTATTGTCGGTTAGCCATGTTGCCGTTATTTATTTGATCAACGCAATCTCGTTTTTCACGGTTATTATTGCCCTGGTACGCATGAATTTACCGGCATATACCACCCACAGTCTGCGCGGGGAGATTAGCTTCCAGGCCATGCTGGAGGGGCTACGATTTGTTCGTCGCTCTCCGATGATCCTATCTACCATGCTGTTGGACTTCTTTGCAACCTTCTTTGCATCGGCAGAAGCCCTGCTTCCTTTATTTGCCAAGGAAATTCTCCATATAGGCCCGAAGGGTTACGGTTTGCTATATACCGCTCCGGCTATTGGGGCTGTTACTATGGGAGCCATTCTTTCTTTATTCGGTCGGATTAGGAAGCAAGGGCCTCTCATTTTAGGAAGTGTGGCCATCTATGGATTAGCAACGGTGGCTTTTGGCCTTTCCAGGACATTTGTCTTATCCTTCATCTTCCTGTTTCTGACCGGAGCCGCCGATACTGTCAGCATGGTCATCCGGGGGACTATTCGCCAACTCCATACCCCTGACCACCTGCGGGGGCGAATGATCTCCGTAAATATGATCTTTTTTATGGGTGGACCTCAATTGGGGGAGTTAGAAGCGGGAGTTGTAGCCCAGTGGTTTGGGGTAGTATTTTCCATTGTAAGTGGGGGCATCGGCGCTATCCTGGCCGTCATAGGTATTATGATCTTCTTTCCGGCCTTGCGACACTATGATTATGAACCAGAACCTGTGATACCCACTTCTTTAGACTCTCAACAGAAAGATAAGGAACCCAAGGTAGATAAAAATTAA
- a CDS encoding nicotinate-nicotinamide nucleotide adenylyltransferase gives MEQKNLPHQEFKKIIQTISNQTYPNLYFILKASFGVLSPGQKLGVFSASFNPPTITHVELIRKARQIFNLNEVLLLASPRNADKTNYEASLEDRLKMLLQVFSSHSKVSVGVCSHPYFIDMLQAIQADYPERTEIYFIVGYDTLERILDREGKYYPRYYKKYTNREEPLKDLFATGYFIVGGGKASLIALRELLTKEMDPGLLAKIHYLELPDSYPRATEVRNRRKQGLSIEKLVPPEVQRYLEETGLYSNKNK, from the coding sequence ATGGAGCAAAAAAATTTACCCCATCAGGAGTTCAAAAAAATTATACAGACTATTTCTAACCAGACGTATCCCAACCTATATTTCATTCTGAAGGCAAGTTTTGGGGTTCTATCGCCGGGTCAGAAATTAGGCGTTTTCTCAGCTTCTTTTAATCCTCCTACCATCACCCATGTAGAATTGATTAGAAAAGCCCGGCAAATCTTTAACCTGAATGAAGTCTTACTTTTAGCCAGCCCTAGAAACGCCGATAAGACAAACTATGAAGCTTCTCTGGAAGACCGTTTAAAGATGCTGCTCCAGGTCTTCTCATCCCATTCCAAAGTTTCTGTCGGGGTCTGCAGCCATCCTTATTTTATTGATATGCTCCAGGCTATTCAGGCTGATTATCCTGAAAGAACCGAAATTTATTTTATCGTGGGATATGATACCCTGGAGCGAATCTTAGACAGAGAGGGTAAATACTACCCCCGTTATTATAAGAAATACACAAACCGAGAAGAGCCGCTCAAAGATTTATTTGCTACCGGCTATTTTATTGTAGGGGGTGGAAAAGCCAGCTTAATAGCGTTGAGAGAATTACTGACAAAAGAAATGGACCCCGGTCTACTGGCTAAAATTCATTACCTTGAGTTGCCCGATTCTTATCCTCGGGCTACAGAGGTACGAAACCGTAGGAAGCAGGGACTTTCCATAGAAAAATTAGTCCCTCCAGAAGTTCAACGCTACCTCGAAGAAACCGGATTATATAGCAATAAGAACAAATAA
- a CDS encoding cupin domain-containing protein: protein MSKQAITQWVILNVFLSLWILFVNPQNVEAVEAQGVSRQVLLEAVVDGLTEGKYKMRAVEMTVEPGGSMSEHTHGGPGARYIISGTLTSKEDGQTKTYTAGQSFAETPQVHHSYKNEGKDPVKILVFEILPMGETKAQAAQEKKGITSKTTLEQEVDGLTAGKYKMILVSLKIAPGGFIGEHTHQGPGIRWVASGSLTITTDKADTYKEGQYYFEPAGTHMARVEGDKNKETQLILFEVRPADK from the coding sequence ATGTCAAAACAAGCTATCACGCAATGGGTGATTTTAAACGTATTTTTATCCCTGTGGATTTTATTTGTTAATCCACAGAATGTTGAAGCTGTAGAAGCCCAAGGGGTGAGTCGGCAGGTTTTATTGGAAGCCGTTGTGGACGGCTTAACCGAGGGAAAGTATAAAATGCGTGCGGTAGAAATGACCGTTGAACCGGGTGGTTCCATGAGTGAACATACCCATGGAGGTCCGGGAGCCCGTTATATAATCTCCGGAACCCTTACCTCCAAAGAAGATGGACAGACTAAAACCTATACAGCTGGTCAATCCTTTGCCGAAACCCCTCAAGTTCATCACAGTTATAAAAATGAAGGCAAAGATCCTGTAAAAATTTTAGTTTTTGAGATACTCCCTATGGGAGAGACTAAAGCCCAGGCCGCTCAAGAAAAAAAAGGAATTACCTCCAAGACCACGCTAGAACAGGAGGTCGATGGGCTGACTGCCGGAAAGTATAAAATGATACTGGTCAGCTTAAAAATAGCACCTGGGGGATTTATCGGAGAACATACCCATCAAGGCCCCGGTATAAGATGGGTTGCCTCCGGAAGCCTGACAATCACCACAGATAAAGCCGACACTTATAAGGAAGGCCAATATTACTTCGAACCGGCCGGAACCCACATGGCCAGAGTCGAAGGTGATAAGAACAAAGAAACCCAACTGATCCTCTTCGAGGTTCGACCGGCAGACAAGTAA
- a CDS encoding cyclic nucleotide-binding domain-containing protein: MAIFNYKTKEVIGKIVYYGPGLGGKTTSLQYIHEHVIPERRGELFFLATEDDQTIYFELLPLQVGKVQDFNLRFQVYTVPGQVKYNNTRKAVLQGVDAIVFVADSQRARRKTNILGLENLKFNLAGYNRRLEDIPLVFQYNKRDLDGILTLEELNRDLNPGNLPYFESVAREGKGVLEAFEVISSLAVQNIETRLRQTQGKSPLSTSTTSQGTLAPSQQEFSDYILGDDKEGLWGSTKGIDLLLSSDSDPLPCAYYQDGDIIFEKGDPGDKMYYIESGKVEIVQWGELEKEVLAVYQKGDFFGEMALFADKPRSITAIARGFTQVQVMTKETLSDYIHKKPEIALALIKTLSNRIQGSNQTIGKLTDKNKELSQRLNQAYKIIKQLTQENKILKGLL; the protein is encoded by the coding sequence ATGGCGATCTTCAACTATAAAACCAAAGAGGTTATAGGTAAAATTGTTTATTACGGGCCCGGATTGGGAGGAAAAACGACTTCTTTGCAATATATTCATGAACATGTCATTCCGGAGCGGAGGGGTGAGCTATTTTTTCTGGCTACAGAGGATGATCAAACGATTTACTTTGAACTTCTTCCCCTTCAAGTGGGAAAGGTTCAGGATTTTAACCTTCGATTTCAGGTTTATACAGTTCCCGGTCAGGTGAAGTATAATAACACACGAAAAGCGGTCCTTCAAGGAGTGGATGCCATTGTTTTTGTGGCCGATTCACAAAGAGCCCGTCGAAAGACGAATATTCTGGGTCTTGAGAATTTGAAGTTTAACTTAGCCGGATATAACCGACGGTTAGAGGATATTCCCTTAGTGTTTCAATACAACAAAAGAGACCTGGACGGCATTCTTACCCTGGAAGAGCTGAACCGGGATTTGAATCCGGGTAACTTACCTTACTTCGAATCTGTAGCCCGAGAAGGTAAAGGGGTTTTAGAAGCCTTCGAGGTTATATCGTCCTTAGCCGTCCAAAATATCGAGACACGGCTCCGGCAGACTCAAGGGAAATCCCCCCTATCTACCTCCACCACTTCCCAGGGGACCCTTGCACCTTCCCAACAAGAATTTTCAGATTATATTTTAGGAGATGACAAAGAAGGCCTGTGGGGAAGTACGAAAGGTATCGATCTTCTTCTTTCCTCAGATAGTGATCCACTTCCTTGTGCCTATTATCAGGACGGCGATATTATCTTTGAAAAGGGAGACCCTGGAGATAAGATGTATTATATTGAATCAGGGAAGGTGGAGATTGTTCAATGGGGTGAGTTGGAGAAGGAAGTTCTCGCTGTTTATCAAAAGGGGGATTTTTTTGGAGAGATGGCCCTGTTCGCTGATAAACCCAGATCGATAACCGCAATAGCCAGAGGCTTTACCCAGGTCCAGGTAATGACCAAGGAAACTTTGTCCGATTATATTCATAAAAAACCTGAAATAGCCCTTGCGCTCATCAAAACCTTATCCAATCGGATTCAGGGAAGTAATCAAACTATTGGTAAATTAACAGATAAAAATAAAGAACTCTCTCAGCGATTGAATCAGGCTTATAAAATTATTAAGCAGCTTACCCAGGAAAACAAAATACTCAAAGGCCTCTTGTAA
- a CDS encoding tetratricopeptide repeat protein, translating to MEDRDRAMELFEIAYEYQMRGELEMAIDYYKQSIEVYPTAEAYTFLGWTYSFMRRYEEAIEECEKAIETDPDFGNPYNDIGAYLIELGRYDEAIPYLKKAMVAKRYEAYHYPHYNLGRVWEKKGKWYEAIEEYTKALEIRPDYSLAHRAKVRLQALMN from the coding sequence ATGGAGGATCGAGATAGAGCCATGGAACTCTTCGAAATAGCCTATGAGTACCAGATGAGAGGAGAGCTAGAAATGGCTATCGATTACTACAAGCAGTCCATCGAAGTTTATCCGACTGCGGAAGCTTATACCTTTCTGGGATGGACCTACAGCTTTATGAGGCGGTACGAAGAGGCTATTGAGGAGTGCGAAAAGGCTATTGAAACAGACCCAGATTTTGGAAATCCTTACAATGATATTGGTGCTTACTTAATTGAATTAGGGCGTTATGACGAGGCCATCCCCTATCTAAAAAAAGCCATGGTGGCAAAGCGATACGAAGCCTACCACTATCCCCACTACAATTTAGGACGAGTCTGGGAGAAAAAGGGTAAATGGTATGAAGCCATCGAAGAATATACCAAAGCCCTCGAGATACGACCGGATTATAGTTTAGCCCATCGAGCTAAAGTCCGATTACAGGCATTAATGAACTAA